In Synchiropus splendidus isolate RoL2022-P1 chromosome 15, RoL_Sspl_1.0, whole genome shotgun sequence, the genomic stretch TAAGACATCTTGGCTGCCATGTGATCCTCTGGGTTCATGTAAGAGAATCCAGGGAAGGCTTGACTGAGTGCACTGGTCCACTGTTGGTCAACTACAGAGGGAGGAACAGGTTGCAGGGTGAACTCAGGGTCGATGTAGCTGACATCACACGGACCGGTCTGAAAAGATACATTCAAATAtttcaaagaaaacaagacTTGATTGATATCTGAGATAGTACGTACCACGGACGGAACAAATGGTGGCTTTACTTTTCTGGCCAGAAGGTCATCCCAGTTCATGTATGCAAAGAAAGAATGCTCTTGCAGTTCCACCTGGAATACAGTTAATGATAAATATAGAACTCTATTTTGATGTTGTTATGACTCTTTGTACTTACAACATCACAGGTTTTCCCCAAGCGCTTGGATACATTTCTTTCAAGCAAGCCCTCTAGCAGTGATTTAGAAGCCTCAGATAGCTCACAATGCATGTGTAGCGGCGCATAGAGAATATTCTCCAACATCTGTGCTTTGCTGGGACTGTAAAATGGAGGCTGAAGGAAGAAAACAGCAAATAAATCTTCAGGTAACTTGGACAGATTAGGACAAATTATGACAATTTTTGTTCTTCCTTTCTACAGTTTCTTTAGCAAGCTTTTGTTGATGTTAGTTGAACTGTAAGTCATGAAACAAATTCTGAATGATATTTAAGGGTGCTAAGTATTTATTGTCTGCTACAATCGTATGCTTAATTCTCTCCTGTAACTCCAGAGGTGTGTGCCACTGTTCAATCCGCTCTTCGTTCAGCATATCCTCCCATCTCAACACCATTGCATCAAAAATGTTGTTGGGCTACTCACCAGTCCGCACAGCATCTCGAACAGCACTGTGCCCAATCCCCACCAGTCTACTGCTGGAGTGTATGTGTGACCCAACAGGACTTCCGGAGCAAGATACTCTGGAGTCCCGCAGAATGTGCGCATCGTTCCTCCAACAGCCACGCCCTCTTTACAGAGTCCAAAATCTGTGAGCATCACATGACCTTCGCTGTCCAACAAGATGTTCTCAGGCTTAAGGTCTCTACAAAAACAGACGTTAAACACATGCCCAATTAGGTACTTCAGAGGTTTAACCCTTCTCACATTAATCGCTTCAAATGTGATATGGCACTGAAGAACAGTACTGTTTTCAGGAGCCACATGTTCTATGCTGAGCCCTGTTATGAATACATATATGCCTAGGAATTTCCTCATCAATAATAACTAGGATCAGGCTCAGGGTTTAAACGAAATGTACTGCATTAATTTGTGTCTCCACAGTTCAGTGAAGCACAGATATATGCAGAAATTAAAAGTGGACTGGATTGTTAGAGAAATAAAACTACCTTGACAGAATGGAGCTTTAAGAATTCACTCATAGCAGGggattttttgtcatttcaaatggAGAAGGGCTGACGAACAGAATAAAACGACCCGACTCTAAAACAGCATTGCTGATGTCTATGAACTGATCAACAATTTTAGCACTTGATAGAATCTGAATCTCTTTTAGTAAGCCGTAGAAAGTAGGCGAGTCAGACACCAGATAAGGAAAGAAAGTGAAGTCAGCATGGAAAGGCATGTCCAAGTCTTTACTTTCTTGGCACCCTTCAGCTTTGGAAATGTCACTTTACTGTTTTATATGTTCATAATAGAGTTACACTAATGTTTTTA encodes the following:
- the sgk2b gene encoding serine/threonine-protein kinase Sgk2b isoform X2, whose translation is MTATQRPTMTYSKMRGLLTFFSALLKGKKVGFRDFLHKLASSQQLCQILDTKWILRPHSQHGATKQKEEGSVSALTPDTSQMKPSDFDYLKIIGRGSFGKVLLARHRKEERYYAVKVLQKQIIIQKKEKNVMVERSVLLKGLQHPFLVGLHFSFQTPHALYFVLDFVNGGELFYHIQREGTFSEPRAAFYAAEVTLALGYLHSLNIVYRDLKPENILLDSEGHVMLTDFGLCKEGVAVGGTMRTFCGTPEYLAPEVLLGHTYTPAVDWWGLGTVLFEMLCGLPPFYSPSKAQMLENILYAPLHMHCELSEASKSLLEGLLERNVSKRLGKTCDVVELQEHSFFAYMNWDDLLARKVKPPFVPSVTGPCDVSYIDPEFTLQPVPPSVVDQQWTSALSQAFPGFSYMNPEDHMAAKMS